In Zerene cesonia ecotype Mississippi chromosome 12, Zerene_cesonia_1.1, whole genome shotgun sequence, the genomic stretch CtgaaaattaagatttatcttgttatttattaaatataaagaaaaatagtacttttatattactgCTCAAATAATGATTCAAAAGCAGCTTATATcagtattatatttctaagatatgataataaacaacaacaaaacagtctttatacaatatctaaactttttattaacatgtCTAGAGAAATATCATACCTGTGATCCAAGATGAATCCTGGCGGCAATGTTGGTAAACCTAACAATATCTATAAGTAAACTTACGCTGTTCAATAatatctgaaaataattatttacacttttgtttttcaaaaaaaaaaaaaacaatatgcaCAAAAATATCGATGAGAAAGGATGATTTGAGTGTTACATTATATACAGAATATCCCGCCAGAAGTGTACCTATTATGCTCaatggaaattataaaaaaagagaaagtAAAAAATTGATTACGTAATTATTGTTTCACTAGTACTTAATTTCAAGATATAGGTATAAGATAAAgtggcaaataaatatttttaaatcattacttGGTGCAATGCCATTATCtactgataaattttattaagttctaTAATGGACTGAGAGTCAAAGATAAAACCGTCTGGCGCATATAATAAGCAAAATTATAAACGTCTTACCCTTGTTCCGAACACTTCATTGATAAAGTTTACTTGTTCTAAGAGCCAAAGATACGacttacttaataatataaatttaggcAAATTATCCGCTGAATTAAATTCAACATCATCTAACGAATGTTCTATTATAACATCTGAACGAGTATACAGCTTCATCTTTAAGGTTGAATCCTTCCTGAGCTTAATTGTATCAAGCCATGTTTGTGCCTTTTCTGCAATGTTTCGTAAGCGAAACTCGATTTGCAAAACGTGCGATGTTAAGTCCAAACTGGTCAAAACTTTGatgaatatgtaaatgtatgaTATGGAGAACACTAAAGATACTTCTAATCCAGCGCAGTACCACCAAGCCCAAAAGTCGCAAGCACATGTAAGGGTCCACGATGAGCCGAAAATCAAAACTAACTTCAAAAGCTTTCGCTTTAATTCAGGACTATACGCGCAGCCTAGAGCTTCGTCAATTTTACGATAATTTCTCAAATATACTTCCATATTGTTactgtatttgaaaataaagtataaatcaacaatatattgaaaataatcaaatattactTGAATAACGTCTGtgtatttaatagataacaaCATATCTTTGTACACATGTACGATTTTAAAGTACAGTGTGAGGATATTGAGGCTTCCCAGCACTAGAAtgggaataataaataacaaaactgaTATAATTGCACATTTTTGtgattgaaatttgttataatttagaGAAAAAGCTTTCAGAAATGGACTTAACGGTTTAAAGGAATTGCTGATATAGCagatattttcctttttatggTCACAAACTCTATGTTCCAAAGACATATTTTAGGatggtattatttttacatattcttttgattataaataaaaccttcaCATTGTTCACAATCTCGATGTATTTAACACgcgtattgtttaaaaatcatcGAGTATAACGTGTTACGAGGTAATTAGCCAGCTAGAGTCCACTGTCTGTGTGaacagtaaaatatattcgttTTGCTGAAAAATTGAAAGCTAATAcagtatgttttatataaaaaaaaaaaacaaaattaatgacTTGGTacttggtaaaaaaaaattgctggTATATCAGAAAGTTTTGAGTTTTGAACGAGGAAGTCAAATACGTTGccaataaaattcttatttaccAATTATTTCACTATTAAAATGATGATAAGAAGTTACACCTTGATTGAGaggtatttattagtttttatttataacggaTGTTTCTATGAAACGAAGGAGGTTTCCAAATTGcctattttttggttttgctGCTAAcacgataactccgtgggtttttaACCGATTGGCGTGATTCTCTTTGTATTGGATAGAATAGTTGTTTGGGTTCAGTTTAGAATTTGAGGGAGGTCCTCAACAGGAACTGTGGTCGGGTGGTCGGGTAAAGGAGGTCGGTGATCTTTATCTTagaaaagattataaattaattaatgttataaatgaataatacttTTACTAATTAAGAGTTTTGTATCAATAggttatttcttaatatttttgtttcaggtaagtaaaaagaaaaaagcttGGGttgcttttttctttttacttacaagtaaaaaaatatgaacacaCCTTACTTCTAATAGTAGACAATTTGATCAACTAATTAATAGTGGAGTAGGGCAACCATCACGATATTATCATTTCCtagaaattgtataaaattgtcagtaatttaactaattgtattgattaaatatgCTTTCGGTTCTTATTTGAAGTGTTcgttgtaatatattaatggaTATTAGTTGCTTAATGcgaatgaatttatatttcagcGCTGTAACAATGTTCATTCTGCATTAATCCATTTTATTTCGGTACTAATGTTTTGTACAATTgtgtttgattaaaaattcttatctTTGGCGTTTTTCTTGTACATATTTTCCCAATCTGGATAcacaatacatattacataactAAGCTggagataattattatttctcgtatctacttttctttttctacAACGAGAAAATGTTATGTCGGATTCAAAACTTCAAAATACAGATatactgtgttccgtcgagccgctttagtgaagGAACAACGGATGCTTGTTGGATACCATACCTGCCTGCGTAAAGACTATATaatgaatgtatatataataagaatagtCGATCGAACAGCATAGATTGTTAATTGatctatttcaattaaaattgtaatttcaaGGCAACACTTCACTacgcttattttttatgtgaaggAAATACTAAAGTAAATTTGAATACGTAGATAGATATACATTGCAGCAAACATtgaaaaaactgttttaaaaaaccGCGCCGGATTGCGTCACGCTCGTGATACGAGAACACCggaaaataaatgacaacacacacacacacacacatccatagactattctattattattaattagtggCTATCCTTGTCGGAAATACAGTAAAGCATAAgcacaaaatgttttatgattgAATTCTCGCGGAATCTTATTTACTAAAGTTGTCAAGGCTTTCATAAGTTGCCATACAAATGGCtgttgtataataaatgagtAAATGATGGTTAGATCATTTCTTCTACCTTCGTGTTTATAATTGCATGCAATTGAGTGggaaatttatatgtaattgcataatatatagtaagttatattttttaactaagtACCTCAGtgatagaaattttatttctaaattcagTTCTGTCtccaattatttcttattaagaGCTTATTGTATTAACCTAACTTTAATTAGAATTTTCACTTAccgaattaatttattttcctctTTTTCTATGTCTGAAGCatcagtatttttaaaagtatatttcacGGTCTTCTTAGTCCCAGCAGCCTTCGTCGAATCTTGTTTGGtcttgtattttttcatttttcttacTTGATGTTGCTAATACACCTTATTGCGAATTCTAATGAGTTTGTACAAGCTACTGTATTATACtcttaaaaaaagaactcTAAAGTGctagtttgtttaaattttgatcCAGTAGATGGCAATGACATTTCTAATTTCACCGTCGCTTACtttgttcatatattattgactttaattaacttttgaaTGAGCTACCGTTTAAATCACTcttcttgtatatattatacccaTTTGCGGTTAGAAAAAACTGACGTTCAAATTAGTACTCCTCTCTTTCTGCAATACAGTTTTTGCATGTATATGGACTAGATggcgttttttttaatttctgaatattttttttactaaatctaagtttgatatataatttatgatctGTATTCCTAGGcatgttatattatgatgaataTGCTTTGTGCCTGCatcttcgcccgcgtagtaaAGGAAAACAAGCTCGAGCTTTTCCCTACGTAGTTCGCGTTCGATTTTTCGGGAAAGCTATCCTGTCCTTTCTCGGATTTTAAACTACAtatctctataccaaatttcattcaaatcggtttagtggtttaggtccagaagagacagacagatttaaaataaaacattatttattttatactcatacatttttcatatatacaattttagtaGGGATATCATAGCATAGAAAACAAGAGCTAATTATTGAGTCTGCAAATGTATTATAACAAAGTAGGTTctatttagtaatatataaatatgtatatgatacCGTTAGCGTATAGGACAGTTATGTTGAGAATATCTACTAATAGACtgcatattttcttttttaactagcaaagccgcgagcggaaagctagtaatctGGTAAATCGGGGATATGACCTATCagtaataaacacacataaaatgaatttgtaCATCTCATTGCTAACCCCGTGAATTTATACGCGATATTCCTCTTTAATTGTTCAGAGAAAAGCTTGTAAAATACAAGCACTgtgcaaaatttaataaggCTTCTGAGATAGGCATGAACCTACATTGTGACTCGGgatgttattattacaaaaactcacataaatatatataaaatttatctttcgTTTTGATAGTAATAAATCCTATTACACAATACACAACATTAAAAAGAACcccattttttattcattattctatatttaaacaaacaaaaaaaaattgttattatcacCTGCACTTTCTACGCTTTCGTTTAACTTCAGGGGTGTTTGCCTTCTCcagtgaaaatttatttataaacaactcTTCATACACTAAACTATTTGAGTTTGGACTTAGGAATTTAGAAATTTCTTGATATAAATGTCTTTTGTAAGATTCCTCATTATTGTGAGTTTGGACTGtagtatttatcttttttattggCGTTGGAGAGACAATAGAATTCTTAAGTTCTATAATTTTCTGTGTGTTTTGATCTATCTTATTCAACAGTGTGTTTTCTAATCTTTTCATACGTGCATCTAAATAAGCTATTGTATATTCCTGTGCACTAGGCAGCTCTGGTTTCTTTGATAAGTATGAACCCACTTGAGATTCACAATCAGTAGGCCTGTTTATTTTGCTTTCATTAGCATCACCATCAGATTTTAAATCCGTTTTTTTGCCATTTTGTATTGGTGATTTCTTATCTAGGCAAGTTTCTATCATGTCTCTTAGTTTCATGTTAAACTTTCTCTTTTCTTCTATAGCTGCTATTCTTTGTGAGCTTATTTTACTTCTTAGTAATGACACCTTTGGTTTGTCTGTGCTGAAACAATGTTTAGCCAATTGTTTTCTGGGTGATTGGTTGTTTGTGATTGTATCCTTCTGAGGTGTGTGCATAATAGTTTTTTGATTTTGTGATTCAAATTCTAATGGCACAACATATTGTTCAGAAAGaggtttaaataaacaatctcCAACAATTTGTGGAGACTGCACAGTTAAATCCGCACAGTTTGCTTCTTGCTGAGGTGCTTTTTTCTGTGGCATTTTAATTACTAGTGATGGGGATACCAATTTCAGGTTTTTTGGTATAGAGATTGGATCATCAATTCTCTTctgagatattatttttactttggGTTCCTTTTTTACAGGATTGTCGGAGCCTGACTTAACATGGTTGTCTTTCAAAAGTTTAGGCTCAGGGAACTTTATGTTAATagatgattttttgtttttgggtATATCTTTTAAGGGAGTTTCTTCAGCGAACTGAGTTgtattgttaatgttatttgagATGTTCACCATAGGTTCAGCTGTGTTGTTAAGAACATTTGGCTGTATATTGCTATTTGGTTGGAAAACCAATTTATCACTGTACCTTTCTATTTGTGTAGGTTTTACAGGATTATTTCCCATCTTTAATTCACGACTAGCATTTTCTTCATTAGAATTTGATTTGGtatctaaatttaaactaGTTACAAAACTTATTTCACTGTTTGTTAGAAAATCTGCATATTTTACTGAATAATTGGCCCTTTtgtcacaatataatatattttcattttctacTTCTAATATGAGAGGAAAGGCTTCCATATTTTCTTCATCGTTTTTTTCATATTGAGAACTGTCACAGTATGGTCCATCCAGAGTAGGTATAGCATCAAACGTAAGCTTATCTTTCTAAAATAGAAACGTCTTTGGtacatattactttttaattggccagcaaaaatcaaaaagcttttaaaatacaaagagTGTGCAAAATTTGTGTGTAATTAATAACAGTTTATAGATTAGAGAAAAGATAAATCATTTGATTCATTGTTGGAGAAACTCAAGAGCAACATGAAATGTATATAGTAAACGAATAAGAGggaataaatttgtaatttttataagaaaatctgCATAGAACGTTGGGAGAATGGAGATCGGtattacattacaaattaGCTCTTGTCTCATTGTTATAATGTTTCTAtgcaaattatacatttattccaTTATTTGCTTAAAGATTTTACCATAActgtttacttttt encodes the following:
- the LOC119830966 gene encoding uncharacterized protein LOC119830966, with translation MKKYKTKQDSTKAAGTKKTVKYTFKNTDASDIEKEENKLIRYGIQQASVVPSLKRLDGTQYILLGSLNILTLYFKIVHVYKDMLLSIKYTDVIQVIFDYFQYIVDLYFIFKYSNNMEVYLRNYRKIDEALGCAYSPELKRKLLKLVLIFGSSWTLTCACDFWAWWYCAGLEVSLVFSISYIYIFIKVLTSLDLTSHVLQIEFRLRNIAEKAQTWLDTIKLRKDSTLKMKLYTRSDVIIEHSLDDVEFNSADNLPKFILLSKSYLWLLEQVNFINEVFGTRILLNSVSLLIDIVRFTNIAARIHLGSQHLNRNYVGIYPVISTIMRIMLCIAILVSMVHHCELSYRQRDRIIHIIDHFNIINEARQDTGSTLDGLQSLVQSRRIDFHMSSLTQLNYSLLSSMASIVVTYTVILLQSVN
- the LOC119830865 gene encoding uncharacterized protein LOC119830865, with amino-acid sequence MGGCRCSYKNCNVKTDGKTHMFHYPVFDKLRCHQWLLNAHKLDFLNLKVSQLKNRVICQHHFKDDNFMNYKKDKLTFDAIPTLDGPYCDSSQYEKNDEENMEAFPLILEVENENILYCDKRANYSVKYADFLTNSEISFVTSLNLDTKSNSNEENASRELKMGNNPVKPTQIERYSDKLVFQPNSNIQPNVLNNTAEPMVNISNNINNTTQFAEETPLKDIPKNKKSSINIKFPEPKLLKDNHVKSGSDNPVKKEPKVKIISQKRIDDPISIPKNLKLVSPSLVIKMPQKKAPQQEANCADLTVQSPQIVGDCLFKPLSEQYVVPLEFESQNQKTIMHTPQKDTITNNQSPRKQLAKHCFSTDKPKVSLLRSKISSQRIAAIEEKRKFNMKLRDMIETCLDKKSPIQNGKKTDLKSDGDANESKINRPTDCESQVGSYLSKKPELPSAQEYTIAYLDARMKRLENTLLNKIDQNTQKIIELKNSIVSPTPIKKINTTVQTHNNEESYKRHLYQEISKFLSPNSNSLVYEELFINKFSLEKANTPEVKRKRRKCR